A stretch of the Natribaculum luteum genome encodes the following:
- a CDS encoding SDR family oxidoreductase, translating into MDLQITGNAALVTASSSGLGKASAKALAREGANVVINGRDEDRLEAAKAEIEDVAEGTVVAQPGDLTDEDDIESLVETTVDEFGGIDHLVTSAGGPPSGPFLETDDEDWYQAYDLLVMSVVRLAREAEPYLREGEGTIVNITSRSVKEAIDSLVLSNSVRMSVIGLEKTLSKEFAPEVRANAVLPGPHETERIENLVEQAIDRGDYDSYEEGLDDWANNPLDRIGDPMELGNTVAFLSSPVSGYINGESILIDGGSTGANL; encoded by the coding sequence ATGGACCTACAGATTACCGGTAACGCAGCGCTGGTCACGGCATCCTCCAGCGGTCTCGGAAAGGCGTCGGCGAAGGCGCTCGCCCGCGAAGGTGCGAACGTCGTCATCAACGGCCGCGACGAGGACCGACTCGAGGCAGCGAAAGCGGAGATCGAAGACGTCGCCGAAGGCACCGTCGTCGCTCAACCGGGCGATCTCACCGACGAGGACGACATCGAGAGCCTGGTCGAGACGACCGTCGACGAGTTCGGTGGGATCGACCACCTCGTGACGAGCGCGGGCGGACCGCCGTCGGGACCGTTCCTCGAGACGGACGACGAGGACTGGTACCAGGCGTACGACCTGCTCGTGATGAGCGTCGTGCGACTCGCACGCGAAGCCGAGCCGTACCTCCGCGAGGGCGAGGGGACGATCGTGAACATCACGTCGCGAAGCGTCAAGGAAGCCATCGACAGCCTCGTGCTGTCGAACTCGGTTCGCATGAGCGTCATCGGACTCGAGAAGACGCTCTCGAAGGAGTTCGCCCCCGAGGTGCGTGCCAACGCCGTCCTCCCTGGCCCTCACGAGACAGAACGCATCGAAAATCTCGTCGAGCAGGCTATCGACCGCGGCGACTACGACTCGTACGAAGAGGGTCTCGACGACTGGGCGAACAATCCCCTCGATCGGATCGGCGACCCGATGGAACTCGGGAACACCGTCGCCTTCCTCTCGTCGCCGGTCTCGGGGTACATCAACGGCGAGAGTATCCTGATCGACGGCGGCTCCACGGGAGCGAACCTATGA
- a CDS encoding mandelate racemase/muconate lactonizing enzyme family protein, producing MKDFSNQISNRNADRDVEITDIQTCVVEGNFEWNLIKIETDAGVTGIGESYRGGGVPELVEYTKRFLIGENPLDVQRLYRRIIQEMSGHGGTTGKVITAASGIEIALWDVAGKILDVPVYQLLGGKFRDEVRIYCDCHAGEAYAVEDGYTEYADADAYSPDAYANEARRVVDMGFTALKFDLDLEMDNDPDPFNGRLSNGAIEYKREIVEAVREEIGYDVDLAFDCHWDYSVESAKRLAYKLEEYDLMWLEDLVPPENMDAQIEVTKATKTPVATGENRFRVHELSDLIYEHGVDIVTPDPTTVGGLGETMRIADRAEENYMPISPHNVCSPIGTMACVHLGAAIPNFDVLEYHALEVDWWDELLVRDEPLIEDGYIEVPEAPGLGVELDETVAEEHRLEGTNGFE from the coding sequence ATGAAAGACTTCTCAAACCAGATATCGAACCGGAACGCGGATCGCGACGTCGAGATAACCGACATCCAGACGTGCGTCGTCGAGGGGAACTTCGAGTGGAACTTGATCAAGATCGAGACCGACGCCGGCGTCACGGGGATCGGCGAATCCTACCGCGGCGGCGGCGTTCCCGAACTCGTCGAGTACACGAAACGGTTCCTGATCGGCGAGAACCCGCTCGACGTCCAGCGCCTCTACAGGCGGATCATCCAGGAGATGTCCGGTCACGGCGGAACGACCGGGAAGGTCATCACCGCCGCCTCGGGCATTGAGATCGCGCTGTGGGACGTCGCCGGAAAGATCCTCGACGTCCCAGTCTACCAGCTCCTCGGCGGGAAGTTCCGCGACGAGGTTCGGATCTACTGTGACTGTCATGCAGGCGAAGCCTACGCCGTCGAAGACGGCTACACCGAGTACGCCGACGCCGACGCGTACTCTCCGGACGCCTACGCGAACGAAGCGCGGCGCGTCGTCGACATGGGGTTTACCGCGCTCAAGTTCGATCTCGACCTCGAGATGGACAACGACCCGGACCCGTTCAACGGCCGACTGAGTAACGGGGCCATCGAGTACAAGCGCGAAATCGTCGAGGCGGTCCGCGAGGAGATCGGGTACGACGTCGACCTCGCGTTCGACTGTCACTGGGATTACTCGGTCGAGAGCGCCAAACGCCTCGCTTACAAACTCGAGGAGTACGACCTCATGTGGCTCGAGGATCTCGTTCCGCCGGAGAACATGGACGCGCAAATCGAAGTCACGAAGGCGACGAAGACCCCGGTCGCGACCGGTGAAAACCGCTTCCGGGTCCACGAACTGTCCGACCTGATCTACGAGCACGGTGTCGACATCGTGACGCCGGACCCAACCACCGTCGGCGGCCTGGGTGAGACGATGCGGATCGCGGATCGTGCCGAAGAGAACTACATGCCGATCTCGCCCCACAACGTCTGCAGTCCGATCGGGACGATGGCCTGCGTGCATCTCGGCGCCGCGATCCCGAACTTCGACGTCCTCGAGTATCACGCCCTCGAGGTCGACTGGTGGGACGAACTGCTCGTCCGCGACGAACCGCTCATCGAAGACGGCTACATCGAGGTGCCGGAAGCGCCCGGTCTCGGGGTCGAACTGGACGAGACGGTCGCCGAGGAACACCGACTCGAGGGAACGAACGGCTTCGAGTGA
- a CDS encoding IclR family transcriptional regulator: protein MVERDTGGGNRIGSTKTTFEIIHQLQENGPARLSEIADELDLAESTAHRHLNTLCDLRYVSRVGTQYQLGLRFVRLGRAARTREPAYEMAEQYVQSLSEETQERCQFVVEDHGLGIYLHMATGSKAVRAGFGVGRQIHLHSSSAGKSILAHYPRERVDEIFDRWELPALTENTITDREKLYAELERVRERGVAFNREEHVDGINGVAVPVKRDDSVLGALAVAGPSNRLTGDRLEDELPARLLAAANELELNITYSSPDSSNAHVVE from the coding sequence ATGGTAGAACGCGACACTGGGGGCGGAAATCGGATCGGGAGCACGAAGACGACCTTCGAGATCATCCACCAGCTCCAGGAGAACGGTCCCGCACGACTCTCCGAGATCGCAGACGAGCTCGATCTCGCCGAGAGCACCGCACACCGCCATCTCAACACGCTCTGTGATCTCCGGTACGTGTCGCGAGTGGGAACGCAGTACCAGCTCGGGCTCCGATTCGTTCGGCTGGGTCGAGCGGCACGAACGAGAGAACCGGCCTACGAAATGGCCGAGCAGTACGTCCAGAGCCTCTCCGAGGAGACTCAGGAACGGTGTCAGTTCGTCGTCGAAGACCACGGGCTCGGCATCTACCTCCACATGGCGACTGGCAGCAAGGCCGTGCGCGCCGGGTTCGGCGTCGGTCGCCAGATCCACCTCCACTCGTCGTCGGCGGGCAAGTCGATCCTCGCGCACTATCCGCGAGAGCGCGTCGACGAGATCTTCGACCGGTGGGAGTTGCCGGCGCTCACCGAGAACACGATCACCGACCGCGAAAAACTGTACGCGGAACTCGAGCGAGTCCGCGAGCGCGGCGTCGCCTTCAACCGGGAGGAACACGTCGACGGCATCAACGGGGTTGCGGTTCCTGTCAAACGCGACGATTCGGTCCTCGGAGCACTCGCCGTCGCGGGACCATCCAACCGGCTGACCGGCGACCGGCTCGAAGACGAACTCCCGGCCCGCCTGCTCGCGGCCGCGAACGAACTCGAGCTGAACATCACCTACTCCTCACCAGACAGTTCGAACGCCCACGTCGTCGAGTGA
- a CDS encoding cupin domain-containing protein, protein MKPVDFDGAETYEPDEGWRRVSLAGSDQFSFEWFEKPPGHSSPMHDHENEQVCLCLRGELTVATENDEVVLGQYDSVLLESEEPHRVENTGDELAVGLDVFAPGRSFDFWTERDE, encoded by the coding sequence ATGAAGCCGGTCGACTTCGACGGTGCGGAGACGTACGAGCCAGACGAGGGCTGGCGGCGCGTCTCGCTTGCTGGCAGCGACCAGTTTTCCTTCGAGTGGTTCGAGAAACCACCGGGGCACAGTTCCCCGATGCACGACCACGAGAACGAGCAGGTCTGTCTCTGTCTCAGAGGCGAACTCACGGTCGCGACCGAGAACGACGAGGTGGTGCTGGGCCAGTACGACTCCGTCTTGCTCGAGTCCGAAGAGCCCCACCGCGTCGAGAACACGGGCGACGAACTGGCGGTCGGCCTGGACGTCTTCGCACCCGGTCGGTCGTTCGACTTCTGGACCGAGAGAGACGAATGA
- a CDS encoding TRAP transporter permease, with amino-acid sequence MNSETKSKDKLVPRVLDISVVLSSLVFWAIVLYWARTQGMSRVKYGVIFIGAILTVYAIDQSRQALEEGDRLDVAVLLPASIVLITASIYFALNFESVYVHQQGYAFEHEYMLARLIILSILYLTWREFGNLFLGLVGGVILYGMYGNMAPGILNHGGMTELTLLQTLVTDLYGFYGSLTQLTAAWIAPFLLYAGLLFAYGAFDLILRVAIESANYIRSGVAQTAVLSSTVIGSINGSYTANAAMTGSFTIPTMKDSGMAPHRAAAIEAVASTSGQVLPPVMGASAFVMASYLGVSYLNIVIAGIVPAAILVASIGIAVHYVAISDASSQEMEFDEFFDEELTSRQKIVEGIRFGVPFLVLVYLLGVAQYTVMTSALWTIVSMILTGVLIPPIQRALDDSEISPASEFITQFWNTILGFRRGAIILAPIAIILAAVNGVIDIFSVTGVPNKIALLLIDLSGGVLLMAVLLAMLVSILMGVGMPTVAAYVIVAILIAPTLISDFAIPEITAHYTVFYAAILAGITPPVATAAVVTAGIAQANFWRVCGAAIKIAAPLFILPVAFVYNPALVSMSLGLPTVIAGTLVLLGAIAMIYGLNYPFNMRVGRRIALRTGLTAIGTVVMIYPHQFVKLAGVIVFAGVFIMEKMMSRDKSPSSMGVGQ; translated from the coding sequence ATGAATTCAGAAACAAAATCCAAGGACAAGTTGGTCCCCCGAGTGCTCGACATTAGCGTCGTACTCAGTTCGCTCGTGTTCTGGGCGATCGTCCTCTACTGGGCGCGTACCCAGGGGATGTCTCGGGTCAAGTACGGCGTGATCTTCATCGGTGCGATTCTCACCGTGTACGCCATCGACCAGTCGCGACAGGCCCTCGAAGAAGGCGATCGACTCGACGTTGCCGTCCTGTTACCGGCCTCGATCGTGCTGATAACGGCGTCGATCTACTTCGCCTTGAACTTCGAGAGCGTCTACGTCCACCAGCAGGGATACGCGTTCGAACACGAGTACATGCTGGCGCGGCTCATCATCCTCTCGATACTGTATCTCACGTGGCGCGAGTTCGGGAACCTGTTTCTCGGTCTCGTCGGCGGTGTCATCCTCTACGGGATGTACGGCAACATGGCCCCGGGGATCCTGAACCACGGCGGGATGACGGAGCTGACGCTCTTGCAGACGCTGGTCACCGACCTGTACGGCTTCTACGGGAGTCTCACGCAGCTTACTGCCGCGTGGATCGCGCCGTTTCTCCTGTACGCCGGCCTGCTGTTTGCCTACGGCGCGTTCGATCTGATCCTGCGCGTCGCGATCGAGTCGGCGAACTACATCAGGTCCGGCGTGGCCCAGACGGCGGTGCTCTCGTCGACCGTCATCGGGTCGATCAACGGCTCCTACACCGCGAACGCCGCAATGACGGGGTCGTTTACGATCCCGACGATGAAAGACAGCGGAATGGCCCCCCATCGAGCGGCCGCCATCGAAGCAGTCGCGTCGACGTCCGGACAGGTGCTGCCGCCAGTCATGGGCGCGTCGGCGTTCGTCATGGCGTCGTACCTGGGCGTTTCCTATCTCAACATCGTCATCGCAGGCATCGTTCCGGCGGCGATCCTCGTCGCCTCGATCGGTATCGCCGTCCACTACGTCGCGATCAGCGACGCGAGCAGCCAGGAGATGGAGTTCGACGAGTTCTTCGACGAGGAACTGACTTCGAGACAGAAGATCGTCGAAGGAATCCGTTTCGGGGTGCCGTTTCTCGTCCTGGTCTATCTGCTTGGCGTCGCCCAGTACACGGTGATGACGTCTGCGCTGTGGACGATCGTGTCGATGATACTCACCGGCGTCCTCATTCCCCCGATCCAGCGCGCGCTGGACGACTCGGAGATTAGTCCCGCGTCGGAATTCATCACACAGTTCTGGAACACGATCCTCGGGTTCCGTCGCGGTGCGATAATCCTCGCACCGATCGCGATCATCCTGGCGGCGGTCAACGGCGTCATCGACATCTTCAGCGTGACCGGCGTGCCGAACAAGATCGCCCTGCTGCTGATTGACCTCTCGGGTGGCGTCTTGCTGATGGCCGTGCTCCTCGCGATGCTCGTAAGTATCTTGATGGGTGTCGGGATGCCGACCGTTGCAGCGTACGTCATCGTCGCGATCCTCATCGCACCGACGCTCATCTCGGACTTCGCCATTCCCGAGATAACGGCTCACTACACCGTATTCTACGCCGCGATCCTGGCCGGTATTACACCGCCGGTTGCAACGGCTGCGGTCGTGACAGCCGGGATCGCCCAGGCGAACTTCTGGCGGGTCTGTGGCGCTGCGATCAAGATCGCTGCCCCGCTTTTCATCCTGCCAGTCGCGTTCGTCTACAACCCGGCACTCGTGTCCATGTCGCTTGGCCTACCGACCGTGATCGCCGGCACGCTGGTCCTCCTGGGTGCGATTGCGATGATTTACGGGCTGAACTACCCGTTCAATATGCGGGTAGGTCGTCGTATCGCGCTCCGAACCGGTCTCACTGCGATCGGAACGGTCGTGATGATCTACCCCCACCAGTTCGTCAAACTCGCCGGTGTCA
- a CDS encoding fumarylacetoacetate hydrolase family protein, with amino-acid sequence MKYLARTTDGRPLLGDDDGFVPLSSAVPAASSVRDALSHAASGTLPDVDDVPADRIDRQHVRFGPPLERFGKLWGIGLNYAEHAGDLDEQRPDEPASFLKPSSALTGPGGPITLPPTDQTDGVTAEAELAVLIGRECRDVGEDAVDDVIAGYLPVIDMTAEDILQRNPRFLTRAKSFDSFLVVGPTIAVPDEPPALEDVTVRTIVNETVAAENEVRNMLFPPREIVSFHSRVMTLQPGDLFSTGTPGAEPIEPGDHVRATVETIGAVDAPVVR; translated from the coding sequence ATGAAGTACCTCGCACGAACGACCGACGGCCGGCCGCTGCTCGGCGACGACGACGGATTCGTCCCGCTCTCGTCGGCTGTCCCGGCTGCCTCGAGCGTTCGGGACGCGCTCTCGCACGCCGCAAGCGGGACGCTCCCCGACGTCGACGACGTTCCGGCCGACCGGATCGATCGCCAGCACGTTCGGTTCGGACCCCCGCTCGAGCGCTTCGGCAAACTGTGGGGGATCGGGCTGAACTACGCCGAACACGCCGGCGATCTGGACGAGCAGCGCCCGGACGAGCCAGCCAGCTTCCTGAAACCGTCGAGCGCCCTCACCGGTCCGGGTGGGCCGATCACGCTCCCGCCGACCGATCAGACCGACGGCGTCACGGCCGAGGCCGAACTCGCCGTGCTGATCGGACGGGAATGTCGCGACGTCGGCGAGGACGCAGTCGACGACGTGATCGCAGGCTATCTCCCCGTCATCGACATGACCGCGGAGGACATCCTCCAGCGCAATCCACGGTTCCTGACACGGGCCAAGAGCTTCGACTCGTTCCTCGTCGTCGGACCGACGATCGCCGTCCCCGACGAACCGCCGGCCCTCGAGGACGTCACGGTCCGGACGATCGTCAACGAGACGGTCGCGGCCGAAAACGAGGTCCGCAACATGCTGTTTCCCCCTCGAGAGATCGTCTCGTTTCACTCCCGTGTAATGACGTTACAGCCCGGCGACCTCTTCAGTACGGGGACGCCCGGTGCGGAACCGATCGAGCCCGGTGACCACGTTCGTGCGACCGTCGAGACGATCGGTGCTGTCGACGCGCCAGTCGTTCGCTGA
- a CDS encoding mandelate racemase/muconate lactonizing enzyme family protein, whose translation MEIDHVESFPVAIPLEDPVSFSNRTLTYRDHAITYVRTTSGHEGVGYSLGYEGAGLIADAVESLLEPIVVGEDPRDTERLWREMFDGTVQIGRAGVVLRAISTVDIALWDVKAKAADQPLYKLLGGHADAVPAYASGGYYRDEKGHAGLRDEMRRYLDEGHDVVKMKVGRRSISEEADRVAAVRDEIGPDRTLLLDANGAWSGGTEAIRACRAFEPYDPYFIEEPVMIDSVGAMTAVNDAIPYPVATGELEGPRYAFERLYDDGAAGVLQPDATVCGGITEWLKIAHYAAANDVQIAPHYNWNLHASLLGAIENGLWVEYFYRDMDVKVFDDVVETPLRPDDTGAISLPDEPGHGVRLDADALERFERTYQSYQTS comes from the coding sequence ATGGAGATCGACCACGTCGAGTCATTCCCAGTGGCAATACCGCTGGAGGACCCGGTATCCTTCTCGAATCGGACGCTCACGTACAGGGATCACGCGATCACGTACGTCCGGACCACGAGCGGACACGAGGGGGTGGGGTACTCGCTCGGATACGAGGGGGCAGGCCTCATCGCCGACGCGGTAGAGTCGCTGCTCGAACCGATCGTCGTCGGCGAAGACCCACGGGACACGGAGCGACTGTGGCGCGAGATGTTCGACGGGACAGTCCAGATCGGCCGGGCCGGCGTGGTCCTCCGGGCGATCTCGACGGTCGACATCGCCCTCTGGGACGTCAAGGCGAAAGCCGCCGACCAGCCGCTGTACAAACTTCTCGGCGGGCACGCCGACGCGGTCCCCGCGTACGCGAGTGGGGGCTACTACCGGGACGAGAAGGGCCACGCGGGACTCCGTGACGAGATGCGTCGGTACCTCGACGAGGGCCACGACGTCGTCAAGATGAAGGTCGGTCGTCGGTCGATCTCCGAGGAAGCCGACCGCGTCGCCGCCGTCCGCGACGAAATCGGCCCAGATCGAACGTTGCTGCTCGACGCGAACGGGGCCTGGTCGGGCGGGACGGAAGCGATCCGTGCCTGTCGCGCGTTCGAACCGTACGACCCGTACTTCATCGAAGAACCCGTCATGATCGACAGCGTCGGCGCGATGACGGCTGTCAACGACGCCATTCCGTATCCCGTCGCGACCGGCGAACTCGAGGGCCCGCGCTACGCCTTCGAGCGGCTGTACGACGATGGCGCAGCAGGCGTCTTACAACCCGATGCGACTGTCTGCGGCGGAATCACCGAGTGGCTCAAGATCGCCCACTACGCGGCGGCAAACGACGTACAGATCGCGCCACACTACAACTGGAACCTTCACGCGTCGCTTCTCGGCGCGATCGAGAACGGGCTCTGGGTGGAGTACTTCTACCGCGACATGGACGTGAAGGTGTTCGACGACGTCGTCGAAACGCCACTCCGGCCCGACGATACCGGGGCGATTTCGCTCCCGGACGAACCGGGCCACGGCGTCCGGCTGGACGCCGACGCGCTCGAGCGCTTCGAGCGGACGTACCAATCGTACCAGACGAGCTAA
- a CDS encoding TAXI family TRAP transporter solute-binding subunit, whose translation MADDTVNRRRFLQGAVAASAIGLAGCMGGGDGGDGGDGGDGGGGGGDMQLRVGTSAGGTQDVGLAVERAVSQNSDELDYSTVESPGYIGTLYRLDQDQFNAGIVDNNSMTKAADDRGSFSDRGVDMIPYQGFYAFPYSIYVVARDGTGIETFDDLAGANVYPAEPGYSTRATTLDVWSQDPTADVYDEMNIMDMGVSDAPGAMEEGRIDAAIAYGTPGVSYTGFVTEYDARVDVHYVEETDALVESAESYAGAGTSRTSYGDWSLEQDIGTDEVFTWDLQVNYVFHPDASNEAVYELCRVVDEHNDAVNEAEDQFNDFESTEDMLGAALEGDEFPFHPGAVEYYQEKDAWDDSLPTTE comes from the coding sequence ATGGCAGATGATACTGTGAATCGACGACGATTCCTTCAAGGGGCAGTAGCTGCGAGCGCAATTGGTCTGGCCGGTTGCATGGGTGGCGGTGACGGCGGTGACGGCGGTGACGGCGGTGACGGCGGCGGTGGCGGCGGCGACATGCAACTTCGAGTCGGTACGTCCGCAGGCGGCACGCAAGACGTCGGTCTCGCCGTCGAACGGGCGGTGAGCCAGAACAGCGACGAACTCGACTACTCGACGGTCGAGAGTCCGGGGTACATCGGTACCCTCTACCGACTCGATCAGGATCAGTTCAACGCGGGAATCGTCGACAACAACTCGATGACGAAGGCGGCCGACGACCGGGGAAGCTTCTCTGATCGAGGAGTCGATATGATCCCCTACCAGGGATTCTACGCGTTCCCGTACAGCATTTACGTCGTCGCCCGCGACGGAACGGGTATCGAAACGTTCGACGACCTCGCGGGTGCGAACGTCTACCCGGCCGAACCGGGATACTCGACGCGGGCGACGACGCTCGACGTCTGGAGTCAGGACCCGACGGCGGACGTATACGACGAGATGAACATCATGGACATGGGCGTCAGCGACGCCCCGGGCGCCATGGAAGAGGGGCGCATCGATGCCGCGATCGCGTACGGTACCCCGGGGGTCAGCTACACTGGCTTTGTGACCGAGTACGACGCCCGCGTCGACGTCCACTACGTCGAGGAAACCGACGCGCTGGTGGAATCCGCCGAGTCGTACGCAGGTGCTGGTACCTCGCGAACTAGCTACGGGGACTGGAGCCTCGAACAGGACATCGGAACCGACGAAGTGTTCACCTGGGATCTGCAGGTCAACTACGTCTTCCACCCGGACGCCAGCAACGAGGCAGTCTACGAACTGTGTCGCGTCGTCGACGAACACAACGACGCCGTCAACGAGGCCGAGGATCAGTTCAACGACTTCGAGTCGACGGAAGATATGCTCGGGGCGGCCCTCGAAGGCGACGAGTTCCCCTTCCACCCCGGCGCAGTCGAGTACTACCAGGAGAAAGACGCCTGGGACGACAGCCTGCCCACCACCGAATAA
- a CDS encoding lactate racemase domain-containing protein, producing the protein MEFPDPDEIAHLIDPQPYPSFARVSYDPPTETLPDLLATVRSELDRLPLDDLEPGATVAVGVGSRGIHRLDDVVTETITSLEERGFDPVVVPAMGSHGGATPEGQREILAALDITEDRIGAPIDARMDVEKLAEVDVGGTTTPVYLSAAALEADAVLVINRVKPHTNFTGRIESGLCKMLTVGLGKQRGAQAFHSTAIEQGYVPTIESLVAAIRDAAPVLGGLAIVENFHEETGHLEAIPASSLEDREPDLLERARNEMATLPEDDIDLLVVDELGKEISGAGMDTNVIGRYRVLNAPDPEDPSIKLIYARGLTAKTSGNGNGIGLADITRRAAVEQLDLRKTYANALTSGSLAKAKLPPVAPNDELALRIALNALGGYDPETARVAWIENTTDLAEFYVSDALLEEIVDDVTVRSRARLTFDDGTAEFERV; encoded by the coding sequence ATGGAGTTTCCCGACCCGGACGAGATAGCGCATCTCATCGATCCGCAGCCGTATCCCTCGTTTGCACGCGTCAGCTACGATCCGCCCACCGAGACGCTCCCCGATCTGCTGGCGACGGTCCGATCGGAGCTCGATCGGCTTCCGCTCGACGACCTCGAGCCCGGCGCCACGGTCGCGGTCGGCGTCGGCAGCAGAGGGATTCACCGCCTCGACGACGTCGTCACCGAAACGATCACGTCCCTCGAGGAACGCGGGTTCGACCCCGTCGTCGTTCCGGCGATGGGCAGCCACGGCGGTGCAACCCCCGAGGGTCAACGCGAGATTCTCGCCGCCCTGGATATCACCGAGGACCGAATCGGCGCGCCGATAGACGCTCGCATGGACGTCGAAAAGCTCGCCGAAGTCGACGTCGGTGGAACGACGACCCCGGTCTACCTCTCTGCCGCCGCGCTCGAGGCCGACGCGGTCCTCGTGATCAATCGCGTCAAGCCGCACACGAACTTCACCGGCCGAATCGAGAGCGGGCTCTGCAAGATGCTCACCGTGGGCCTCGGCAAGCAACGCGGTGCCCAGGCGTTCCACTCGACGGCGATCGAGCAGGGATACGTCCCGACGATCGAATCGCTCGTCGCGGCCATCAGGGACGCCGCCCCGGTGCTCGGTGGACTGGCGATCGTGGAGAACTTCCACGAAGAGACCGGGCACCTCGAGGCGATCCCGGCCTCGTCGCTCGAGGATCGCGAGCCCGACCTGCTGGAACGGGCACGGAACGAGATGGCGACGCTCCCGGAGGACGACATCGATCTGCTCGTCGTCGACGAACTCGGAAAGGAGATCTCTGGTGCGGGGATGGACACGAACGTGATCGGCAGGTATCGCGTTCTCAACGCGCCCGATCCGGAGGATCCCTCGATCAAACTCATCTACGCTCGTGGACTCACGGCAAAGACCAGCGGCAACGGGAACGGGATCGGCCTGGCCGATATCACTCGTCGGGCTGCCGTCGAGCAACTCGACTTGCGGAAGACCTACGCGAACGCCCTGACGAGCGGCTCGCTCGCCAAAGCGAAGCTTCCACCCGTGGCGCCGAACGACGAACTGGCGCTTCGAATCGCCCTGAACGCCCTTGGCGGCTACGATCCGGAGACGGCCAGAGTCGCCTGGATCGAGAACACGACCGATCTCGCCGAGTTCTACGTCTCGGACGCACTCCTCGAGGAGATCGTGGACGACGTCACGGTACGAAGCCGAGCACGACTTACGTTCGACGACGGCACAGCCGAGTTCGAGCGAGTGTAG